A window of Syntrophales bacterium genomic DNA:
CATCCCGCGGAGCGGTTCCCGGGCCGATTTCCCTGCGCAGGAACTTCAGCGCCGATTCGGGCAGGGCATGGACCTCCGTATCGTCTCCCCAGCCGTTCCATCGTCTCATCGCGATCCCTCCTGTCGTTGCGGTGGCGCCTGTTCAGGTGCCCGCTACAGGGCTTTTTTTATGAACACCGGTACGTTGCAGAGTTCCTGGAAGGTCCTGGCATCCGCGGCGGCGCCGACAATGTCGCCCCAGTGGATGGGAATGGCCGCCTCCGGCCTGATGACGTTGACGGCCCCGGCCGCCTCGACGGCGGTCATCGTGTAGGTTCCCCCGACCGGAACGATCACGACATCCGCCCGGACTGCTTCCATCTCCGGGGTGCGGTCGGTGTCGCCGGCGTAATAGATCCGCTTGCCTTCCAGGGTGATCACGAATCCGATCCAGCCGCTCTTCCGGGGATGGAAGGCCTTGTTTGTGTTGTACGCCGGGATCGCCTCCACGGGAATGCCATGGACGGCGAGGCTTTCTCCCGGCTTCAGGGTCCGGACGTCGCCGGGCAGCCGGGGTGCGGCGTCGGCGGCGGTGACGACGACCGTGTCATCTTTCCTGATCCGCTCCACGTCCGCCGGCGACAGGTGGTCGTAGTGGCTGTGGCTGATCAGGACCAGATCCGCCTTGTCTTTCGTACGGACCTTCCAGGGATCGATGTATACGGTCTTGTCGCTCCGGATCAGGACGCTTGAATGGCCCAGCCAGAAGATCTTGTCGGTGATCACGGCTCCCCCCTGCCCATGTCCTTAAAAGCGTTTTTATTCCGGATTATTACGATAAGCCCTTTTAGCGTCAAACATCGGCGGCGTCAAGAGGTCTCGCGGACCCGGTGAATCTGTGGTAATGGATCCGCATTCTGCCCGAAAGGAGACCGGAGGGACATGAAAGGGACAAAGGCCCCGCTGGTGAGCGTCGTCATGGGAAGCGATTCCGACCTTCCCTTGATGGAGGAGGCGATAACGGTTCTTCAGGACTTTCAGGTTCCCCACGAGGTATTCCTGACGTCGGCCCACCGGGCGCCGCAGCGGACTTCCGAATTTGCAGCCGGGGCGGCCGGGCGGGGAATCCGCGTCATCATTGCCGGAGCCGGCGCGGCGGCCCACCTGGCGGGGGTGATGGCCTCCCAGACCCCCCTGCCCGTCATCGGGGTTCCCATCGATGCCACCTCCCTGAAAGGTCTCGACGCCCTTCTCGCCACCGTCCAGATGCCCGGGGGGATCCCTGTGGCCACCATGGCCGTCGGCAAGGCGGGGGCGAAGAACGCCGCCCTCCTGGCCGTCCGGATCCTGGCCCTCACGGACGCGCGCCTGCGGAAGCGCCTCGACGCCTTTGTGGAGAAGATGGCGAAGGACGTGGAAACCCGGCACGAAGGCCTGCTGAAGAAGATCAATCCTTAGAAGAGAGGACGGAGCCCGCGTTCGCCCCGGGAAGGGCGACGCAGCAGCGGCCCGGTCCCGGAAGGAGCAGTTGTGGCCGAGCGGATCGAGATTCATCCCGAACAGCCCGATCCGCGGACCATCGAGCGGATTGCCGGCATCCTCCGGGATGGGGGCCTGGTCGCCTACCCCACCGAGACGTTCTACGGCCTCGGGGCGGACGCCATGAACCCCGCCGCGGTGGACCGGGTGTTCGCCGCCAAGGGGAGGGACTTCAGGAGCCCCGTCGGCCTGGTGATCGGCCGCATCGAAGACCTGGATCCGCTCGTGGCGGAGATCCCCGCCGCGGGCCGCCTTCTGATGGACGCCTTCTGGCCGGGGCCGCTCACCCTCGTTTTCCGGGCCTCCGGGACGATCCTGCCGCGCCTAATGGCGGGAACCGGAAAGATCGGGATCCGCCTGTCCGGCCTGCCGGCCGCCCGGGCTCTCGCGGCGGCCCTCGGCGGTCCGCTCACGGCCACCAGCGCGAACCGGTCCGGGGAGAGGGAATGCAACAACGCCGGCGAGGTGCTCGATCAGCTCGGCGGCGTCATCGACGCCGTGGCGGACGGGGGAGACACCGCGGGAGGGCTGGGATCGACCTTCGTGGATGTCTCCGGCGAGATCCCGGTCATCCTCCGCCGGGGCGCGATCGCCGAGGAGGACATCCGGGGGATTCTGGGAAAGATGTGATCCCGGACCGGGACATGAAAAGGGGGCGGATATCCAATCCGCCCCCCTCCTTTATTTTTTCCCCTTTTTGCAGAAAATCAGGCGCGGATGGGGGCTGGTATGTGGGAGCGAAGGCTTCCCTCGCGCTCAGAAGCGTTTTTTCGACCCTGCATCGTCTCGCTCCGCTGCAAAGTCATAACTCGCGCCTGGGGGCGCTCAGACAGATGACTTTGCGGGCGCTGCGCTGCGACGGCAGGGTGCCCCGAAAAAGCCGCTATTCGCGCTCCGGGAAGCCCCCTCTCCCCTGACAAACGTTCGCGGGGGCGCGACCGGGGGTTCCCAGAGGAGCGATCAGGACGTTTTTCCCATCCCTCATGCCTGACAAACCGTCGACGACAGATCGCGGGAAAGACGTCCGCGACAGCGGGAGCCCCCGTGGCAGCCCCCGCGCCCCGGAAGATCACACTTGGTTGCGGGAAAAGGATGAGGGAAACGCAGCAGACGGGTATTTTTTTTAACAGCCTGTCCGGAAACGTTTCCGCGACAGCGGGAGCCCCCTGGCAGCCCCCGTGCCTCGATGTGAAGTGGAAAAAAAGGAGGGGCGGATTGGATATCCGCCCCCCTCTGTCATCTGTTTTTTCAACCACTGACTACGGCAGCACCCGCTCCGCGTCCAGCGGAATCGCTCCGGTCGTGATTTTCCCGGTCTTGTCCACTCCGGCCTTGTCCAGGGCGAAGACGATCATGAACGGGATCGCCGCACCTGGAACCAGGCTGTCCTTGGGGGCGGGCGTAATCTGGGGGAAGGACAGGCGCTTCTGAAGGTCCTCTTCCGTAAGGCTCGTAAGCTCGGCGTCGGTGAGGTGGTTCCCCGCGTAGGAGATGCGGCTGCGGATGATCTGGTCCTCCGGGCCGTACAGCTTTCCCTGGATGCGGATCCGGGTCACCGTGTGGGGAGAGGCGTTCTGTGCCGTGCCCTCCAGGACCAGCAGGTCGCCCAGCAGGACGTTGGCCACCATGCGGCGCCGCACCTGCTGGATCCGGATGTCTCCGGGGTTGACCTCCGCCGGCTGGACATCCTTGCCGAACACCGCTTCCAGGGCGGGGACGTTGTAGACGAGGTCCGAGATGACGGCCTTCCGCACGTCCGGATACAGGAACAGGAACGCCGTTCCGCCGATCAGCAGGATCAGGATCACCGTCAGGAAAATGAGCAGCAGGGATGGGCGATGCCGGGGGGCCTCCATTTCAGGGGGAAGGGGTTCTTCCTCGTCCTCCTTTTCACCCACCCGGGCCAGCCGGTCGGAGGCCGGCGGAGGGTAGTCCACGGGCATGCTCCGGGGCTCCGCTTCCCGAAGCGCCTCCCGAATCCGGTCCGCCGCAAGCGTCACCGTGTCGCTCTGCCGGGGCGGCTCGGCGGGGGGCTGGGTTCCGGGCAGCAGGATCTTGAGATCCGAGGCCTCGGACAGTTTCGGGGGTGCGGCCGACGGCTCTTCAGTGACCTTCTCCGGTTCGGCGGAATGAATCGCCTCCCGGTTCGGGTTCTCCTGGAAAAACACGGCCTCGCAGCGGGTGCATCGCACCCAGGCCCCCCCGGCCTCCATCAGGCTATCGTCAAAGCGGTACTTCGTCCCGCATGCTTCGCACCGGATAATCATGGTTCCTCCTTGCTGCGTGATTTTCTTCCGGCCTGCCGGAAGCCCGGCCCTGCCTTTACTCTCCCGCGCTCAGGATGCAGACGTCGGGAAGAAAGCGGCCCTGTTCGTCGAAGTCGAGTCCGTAGCCGACGACAAAACCGTCGTCCATGGTGAACCCCACGAAATCCGCCTCGAAGGGGACCTTCCGGCGGAGCTTCTTGTCGATGAACGCGCAGACCTTCAGGCTGCGGGGATTCCGGGCGCGCAGGGTTTCCACGAGGTAGGTCAGGGTAAGGCCCGTGTCGACGATGTCCTCGACAACGAGGACGTCCTTTCCGGCGATGTCGATTTCAATGTCCTTGGTGAGCTCGATCCGGCCGGAGGTCTCCGTGCCGGATCCGTAGCTGGCGAGACGGATAAAGTCGATCCGGCAGGGAATGCGGAGGGCCCGGATGAGGTCCGCCATGAACATGAAGGCCCCCTTCAGGACGCCGATGACGACGAGGGTGCGGCCTTCGTAGGCCCTGGAGACCTCTTCCCCCAGTTCGAGTACTCTCTCCCGGATGGCTTCCCGCGGATAGAGGACCGACTTTTTCATGGTCTCCATCGTCATCCCTCCTTATGTTGCCGATTTTCCATATCTTATGCGCCCTTCGCTGTCAACCCGAAATCCTTTCTCAGGTCTCGCTTCCAAAGGCCCGGGCGAAGGCCGCGATATGGGACTCCAGAATCGCCTCGGCCCGCCGGAGGTCGTCCAGGCTTTTAAGCTCCGAGGAAAGGCTGAGAAAAATCCGGTCGAAGGGAGAGCGTTCGCATCCCAGCACATCGTAGTCGATGAAGGAGATCATGTACTGGGATCCGTCGAAGTAGTACTTCCCCAGCCGGTTCACATCGGGGGAGCGGAAGGGCCAGGTCAGCTTGAGCTCGAAGAAGGCGATGGCCCTCTCCCGGGTCGATCCTGTCCGGAAGGCCTCCGGCGGCGGCATGCGGCCGACACGCTCGCTGATGAGCCGAAAATACTCCTTGGCGAAATCGATGTCCGTCACACACAGGCCGTACAGGTACCAGTCGTCCAGGAGATCCACGAGGGCCCTCTGCTCCGCCGGGGCCAGGTAGGTGTAGCTGGGACAGAAGTGGCCGTCGCAGAGCTCCCGGCCGTAGAAGGAGGCATCCCGCAGGTCGCGGCCCCCGTTCTGCATCGGATGGAGGAGACAGCCCACCCGCGTTTCCTCATCGTTCAGGAAGCCGACAAACTCGCAGCAGTAGATGACCTCGTAGCGCTTCGCCGGGTCTTCCCCCTCCAGAACAAGCCGTGAGAAGGCCTCCGGGTCGAAATCCGGTCCGGCCATGCGGTGGTAGAGCTCGGTTCGCCTCCGGAAGCGCCGGACGAGGGATTCCCGGGTGCTGTCTGCGTAGTTGTAGATGCCGCAGCAGGCGCCGCAGGACTGGCGGCCGGGCTGGCAGAGATGGACGAAATCGGGACCCCGGTTCATGACGGACGGGGCCTATTCGAAGACGACCGTTTTCGAGCCGTAGGGGAGGATGCGGTTCTCCAGGTGGAGGCGCACGGCCCGGGCGAGGACGATCCGCTCCAGGTCCTGGCTCTTGAGCTTGATGTCTTCCACGGAGTCGCGGTGGCTGATCTTGATGACGTCCTGGGCGATGATCGGGCCGTCGTCCAGCTTCTGCGTCACGTAGTGGCTCGTGGCGCCGATGATCTTCACGCCCCGGTCGTAGGCCTGCTGGTAGGGCTTGGGACCGGCGAAGGCGGGAAGGAAGGAGTGGTGGATGTTGATGATCCGGTTGGGATACTCACGGACGAATTTGCCGCTCAGGATTTGCATGTACCGCGCCAGGACAATGACGTCGATCTTCTCCTTTTTCAGGAGGGCGATCTCCCTCGTTTCCTGGCGGCTCTTGGTCTCCGGCGTGACGGGGAAGCATTCGAAGCGGAGGCCGAAGGGCTCCACCAGGGACCGCAATTCCTCATGATTGCCGATGACCAGGGGGATATCCGCCCGGAATTCCCCCATCCGGTGCCGGAGCATCAGGTCGTAAAGGCAGTGGGGGTGGCGGGACGCGAAGATCGCCATGCGGGGGACCGTGTCCGTGAAGTGCAGGCTCCAGGTCATGTCGAACTTACGGGCCGTGTGCTTGAAGACGCTGTCGATCTCGTCCCGGGGGATGTTGAATCCGTCCAGCTCCCACTCAATGCGCATGAAGAACATCTTCTTCCTCATGGAGGTGTGCTGGGCGGCGTGGACGATGTTGCCGTTCTGCTGGAAGATGAAATTGGAGATGTTCGCCACCAGCCCCTTCTGGTCCGGGCAGGACAGGAGCAGGACGGCGTTGGGCCCGTTCATGGTGTGTCTCCTCAAGGGTTCGGAATGAAAGGATAATGGAACATCTTCCCCGGGGCTATATAGGAGGAATGGAATTGCAGGTCAAGGATAAAGATGATAAGAGGACCGCTCCGGCGGAGGCCGGCGGTCTCCCGCCGTCGCCAGGGGACGGGC
This region includes:
- a CDS encoding L-threonylcarbamoyladenylate synthase encodes the protein MAERIEIHPEQPDPRTIERIAGILRDGGLVAYPTETFYGLGADAMNPAAVDRVFAAKGRDFRSPVGLVIGRIEDLDPLVAEIPAAGRLLMDAFWPGPLTLVFRASGTILPRLMAGTGKIGIRLSGLPAARALAAALGGPLTATSANRSGERECNNAGEVLDQLGGVIDAVADGGDTAGGLGSTFVDVSGEIPVILRRGAIAEEDIRGILGKM
- the purU gene encoding formyltetrahydrofolate deformylase, with amino-acid sequence MNGPNAVLLLSCPDQKGLVANISNFIFQQNGNIVHAAQHTSMRKKMFFMRIEWELDGFNIPRDEIDSVFKHTARKFDMTWSLHFTDTVPRMAIFASRHPHCLYDLMLRHRMGEFRADIPLVIGNHEELRSLVEPFGLRFECFPVTPETKSRQETREIALLKKEKIDVIVLARYMQILSGKFVREYPNRIINIHHSFLPAFAGPKPYQQAYDRGVKIIGATSHYVTQKLDDGPIIAQDVIKISHRDSVEDIKLKSQDLERIVLARAVRLHLENRILPYGSKTVVFE
- a CDS encoding DUF3426 domain-containing protein, translated to MIIRCEACGTKYRFDDSLMEAGGAWVRCTRCEAVFFQENPNREAIHSAEPEKVTEEPSAAPPKLSEASDLKILLPGTQPPAEPPRQSDTVTLAADRIREALREAEPRSMPVDYPPPASDRLARVGEKEDEEEPLPPEMEAPRHRPSLLLIFLTVILILLIGGTAFLFLYPDVRKAVISDLVYNVPALEAVFGKDVQPAEVNPGDIRIQQVRRRMVANVLLGDLLVLEGTAQNASPHTVTRIRIQGKLYGPEDQIIRSRISYAGNHLTDAELTSLTEEDLQKRLSFPQITPAPKDSLVPGAAIPFMIVFALDKAGVDKTGKITTGAIPLDAERVLP
- a CDS encoding MBL fold metallo-hydrolase, which gives rise to MITDKIFWLGHSSVLIRSDKTVYIDPWKVRTKDKADLVLISHSHYDHLSPADVERIRKDDTVVVTAADAAPRLPGDVRTLKPGESLAVHGIPVEAIPAYNTNKAFHPRKSGWIGFVITLEGKRIYYAGDTDRTPEMEAVRADVVIVPVGGTYTMTAVEAAGAVNVIRPEAAIPIHWGDIVGAAADARTFQELCNVPVFIKKAL
- the purE gene encoding 5-(carboxyamino)imidazole ribonucleotide mutase, producing the protein MKGTKAPLVSVVMGSDSDLPLMEEAITVLQDFQVPHEVFLTSAHRAPQRTSEFAAGAAGRGIRVIIAGAGAAAHLAGVMASQTPLPVIGVPIDATSLKGLDALLATVQMPGGIPVATMAVGKAGAKNAALLAVRILALTDARLRKRLDAFVEKMAKDVETRHEGLLKKINP
- the hpt gene encoding hypoxanthine phosphoribosyltransferase — encoded protein: METMKKSVLYPREAIRERVLELGEEVSRAYEGRTLVVIGVLKGAFMFMADLIRALRIPCRIDFIRLASYGSGTETSGRIELTKDIEIDIAGKDVLVVEDIVDTGLTLTYLVETLRARNPRSLKVCAFIDKKLRRKVPFEADFVGFTMDDGFVVGYGLDFDEQGRFLPDVCILSAGE